The nucleotide window ATGCAGGAGTTCTACGGTCCGCGCTTCGCGTACGACGAGCAGTATGCCTACACGTGGATCCGGATTCCGCATTTCTACCGGAATTTCTACGTGTACAAGTACGCGACGTCCTATTCGGCGGCGCAGGGCTTGTCCCAGCGGGTGCTGAGCGGCGGCGACAAGGAGTTGAAGGCGTATCTCGGATTCCTGTCGGGCGGTTCGTCGAAATACCCACTCGACTTGCTGCGCGGCGCGGGGGTTGACATGGCCAAGCCGGACGCGATCAAGGCGGTGATGACCAAGTTCGAGGAACTGGTCGGGCAGATGGAAAGCCTGATGCTGCAGACGGGGATGATGAAGGGCTAAGTCCTGCTTGAGGCTGTTTTGGGAAAGGGCCGGATCGTGACGATCCGGCCCTTGGTTTTTCCCGGGGTATGCCAGCGGCTATTTCAGCAGCACGAGTTTCTGTGTGAGCAACGGACGATTTTGAACTGCGTGCTTGGCGCGTAGAAAATAGATGCCGCTGCTGAGCTGGCCGGCATTGAAAGAGATGTCGCGGGTGTGGATCACGGGGCCGTGGAAGACGTCGGCGATGCGGCGGCCTAGGAGATCGAAGATTTCGATTTGATAGATATCGGCTTCCGGTGCGCTGAAGCGGATGCGCGTTTCGGAATTGAAGGGATTGGGGAAGACGAGCAGCGAGCTTGCTCTGGGCAGCGGAATATCCGGCTCACCGGCATCGCGAAAACTCGTATCGGGATACCACGGGTCGAAGCTCACATTACCCCGCACTTCGTCTCCCAAACCTGCCGGGTTCTCGCTCAGATTGTACGGTCCAGTTGCGTCACCCCAATAATTCAGAGTCGCGTCCAAGCTCTCGTGAGCGGCAAACACAGCGTAGGAGTTCATGCAGAATGTGTTTTCACGCAGCAGATGCAAATTACCGAGCGTATCGACAGCCACCACAGCCGCTGAAGCCGGGGAGATAGCGCTAAATCGATTTCGTCGCAGCTCCACGGAAGTGTGAAGTGTATATAGATGCAGGCCTTTGACGTCGGTTGCTCCCGGTAGCGCTCCCTCACAACTGTCCATAGAGTTATTCTCAAACAGTACGCGCGGATTGGACGCTTCGACTTCATCGGTGATCGTAATCGGGATGGCGGAACCCTGGGAGACAAAATTGTGTCGCCAGTGATTGGATTGTACCGCGATCAGCGCCGCGGTCCGGGCAACGATTTCAAATGACGGTCCCGCGATCCCCAACCCGTTGAACCCGCAGTTCTCCACGACCGTCCGTCCAAGCGTGTACACATGGACCGGAGACTGCAAACATGTTCCCGGGCCGAAGCTGCAATTTCGCAGCACGTTTTCGGAGCGATAGAGACCAACCCAGCCGAGCTCGGTCAGGCCACTGAAACTACAGTTCTCGATGAAGGAACTATCCAGCCCGCGCATTCCTCCCACGCAATGGCCTTCCACTCTACAATCTGTCGCCTGTAAGCGGCCTTGTGCAACGGCGCACCCATTGGTGACGTTGCGGAACACACAATGCGCGATGGTGACCGGAGTATGAAGATTGGGGGTCGTGTAGTCGATGCCGCCATAAGTGGAATCGAAGATGCATCGACGGGCCACAATTGGCTCGCCTGTCGCGTAGGCGATCCCGCCCGGACATAACATCCCGATGCGACGTGGGTACATCTGGCGGCGGTTAACAAAGCGGAAATCCAGTATCGAAACCTGGCTTCCTGCTGGTAGATAAAGGCATGCCACGGTGTCGGACCCGGACAGGGCGGACGGGTCAATCACTGGGCGCGGATATTCGCCGGTGTCCGGATCAACCTGCCCGCACAGCACAAACTGAAGCGGAGGCGCAACCAGCGCCTCCGCATACGTCCCGGTCTCGACCAGCACCGTGTCACGATCAGTCAGTGCCACGAATGCTTCTTGAATCGTAGCGAATTCGGAGGGCACCCGCAAGGTATGCGCGTACCCGGAGCCCGCGACGAAGGCAATGATGCCAACTGCGCTGACAACTCTTCCGCGCAATATTACCAGGCGGGACATGCCGCAGTTGGAACATAGACCCGGGCCTCGGCTTTGCAATCACAAAGCGTGCAATACAACACGTCGCATTTGTGTAGCCCGACCCTGAACTCGTAGACGTGATTCTGAACTAATGGTACCCCGTTGGTCGCGCGATAGCACCCGGACTCGCAGTGTCCGCCCTGGTCGAGCACGGTAGTGCAAGTCCAGACTTGGCCCGTGCCTGTATCAGTCAATTTCGCGCATGTTATACAATTGTGGCATATTGATTGGTCGCACTTGACGTTCTTGCATTCAAATTTGTAGTTATCCGTGCAGGGAGCGCTGAACGTCGTTACAACATCCCCCGCGGCACTCGAACACGTTTGACTTGCGTCGCAGGCGTCATCGACTAAGTCCCAACAGACGTTGCAGTCCGGGGAGTCGGGCTGCGCCAAACCGGTCTCGGACATTGCCATCAAGCAGCCCGCGATCGTCACGAGGCCAAGCGCCTTTACTCGCCCGTCCCTGAAGGCAGCGGCAATTGCCGAAAACAAGATGTACTTCATGTCAACCTCTTGCTAAGTCTGCGATAGAGAGTATTCGTCGCAGCGGGTCTGTAATATAGTACGCAATTGGCTGGAAAAAGGCAAGCCTCTCCATGAGGAATCTGAGAACTCTCGCAAGATTAGAATTAACATATAGTAAAATTGGATCGCATAGCTGGTCACAACGTTTGGAAAACGGTGGAATCACCACTATCTTTGATCTCATGAAGAAACACAGTATCAGAGCGATCTGGCTTGGAGCGGTATTCCATTTGATGACTGCGTCGTTGTGCGCTCAGATGGTCGACGATTCAGGAATTCAGCTCTTGCCGCGCGGGTTAGCTCCCGGTGAGCGAGCGGTGGCGCCTCGTACGCTGGACTATTTGACGACGCCTCCGGCGGAGCCGGTGCGCGCGGTGGCGGAATGGGAAGAGGTGGAAGCGCTGATGGTGCGTTGGCCGAATAGCACGTCGTGGAACGCGCTGTGGGCGCAGTTCATCGCGCCGGTGGCGCTGGATCTCAAAATCTATGTCATCTGCGCAACTGCCGGGCAGGCCATCTCCGCGGAGAACTACTTCATCGCGCAGGGCGTACCGGTTGACTCGATGGAGTTTCCGGTACAGGCGACGAACTCGGTTTGGATTCGGGATTACGGTCCGTGGTGGGCATGGCGCGAGAATTCGTGGGACCGCGCGATCGTGGACTGGATTTACAACCGGCCACGACCGCAGGATGATTCGATTCCGGAGTGGGAGGCGCGGGAATGGGGTCATCCCTACTACGGACCGAATCTGGTGTTTACGGGCGGCAATTTCATGGTGGACGGTTGGGGTCGGGGGTTTTGCAGCGAGCTGGTGTTCGATGAGAACGTACCCACGGTCGATACGCGGCCCGAATTGGACAGTGTGATGAGTGCCTTCATGAATTTGGACACGATGTACACGTTTCCGCGCTTCTTCGGCATCGATCACATCGACATGTCGATGAAGCTGCTCAACGATCATACAACGATCTTGAACCAGTACCCTGCCGGTAATTCCTTCAATGCGGTGATGGACAGTTGCGCGGAGATTCTGGCGGGGATCACGAATCCGTGGGGCGAGGCGGTCGCGGTGCATCGCGTACCGACGCCGTCGTGGAGCGGCGGGGTTCCGTTCACGTACACGAACGCGATCTTCGTGAACAACAAGGTGTTGCTGCCGATCTACAGCCGCGCGGAAGACACGGCGGCGCTGGCGCTCTGGGACTCGTTGCTGCCGGGCTATTCGATTCACGGATTCGACTGCAACACGATCATTCCGTCACAGGGCGCGATTCACTGCGTGGTGAAGGAGGTCATTCACCGTCATCTGATTCGCATTGAGTATGCGCCGCTGCCCGCCGCGCTGACGACTCCGGCGCAGGGGTTGATTGACGCGCGCGTGGTGTCGCTGGGAACACTGGATCGGGACTCCCTACAACTATTCTTCGCCACCGACGCGGCGGGACCGTGGCAGACCGTGGGGTTCGATTCCAGCGGAATCGAGCACTATGCGGCGACCCTGCCCCCACAGTTGGCGGGTGGTCCGGTGTACTACTACGTGCGCGCGAAGAATGTGGAGGGGAATTGGACGACGATGCCGCGTTACGGACCGGACGCGCACTATCTGACGCGGTTCGCGGCGGGCGAACCGGCGGGGCCGCAGCATTTGGTCGCGAATCGCAGCGGCGATGATCTGACGCTATCCTGGGATGCGGTCACGCAGGACGTAAACGGCATACCGATCGCCGGCGTTGAGTATGATGTTTACGGTTCGCTCACATTGGGCTCGATTGTGCAGGCGGGAAATCTGCTGACGACCACGAGTTCTCCCACCGCCCTGCTCGTGGGCGAGGCGATCGGCGCATCGACTCTTCGCTACTTTCAGGTCGTCGCGCGATTGCCTTAACCACCGCGATATGGTCTGCACTGAGAAGCCCGCGATCGCTCGCGGGCTGCTTGGTTTTGTGGTGACTCGTCGTACTCAGCTATTTCATCAGCACAAGCTTCGCGGTCGCGAGGGGGCGATTGTCAAGACCGGCTTGAACGGTCGCGAAATAAACACCGGAAGCAGCATCCGCAAGATCAATTCGAACGTCCCTGCTCGTGACGACCGTCCCTTTCCACGCATTTCTCACCCGTTGGCCCGTCACCGACGTCAACGTGATCGCGTATTCGCCCGGCAGCCCCACTTGCACGGTTAGTGTTGCGGAGTTATTGAATGGATTCGGGTAAACGGACACGGACGTGGAGGACGGAATCCATGCCGGCGGTCGGGAGCGCCCAACCGCAAACACCGTGTCTTCCGCCCAAGGTCGAAACAGGACGTCACTCCCGATGCGGTCACCGAGGCCAGCGGAGTTGCTGTCGGGTTCGTACGGACCGGAGGGATCGCCCCAATAGTTCATGGTAAAGTCCATGGGCTGCGCCGGATGAGGGTTGTTGGAGCCGACGGCGCCGGGGAAGTTGTTGCGAAAGATGTTGTAGTGTCCGACGATGTTCTCGCTATTGTAGCGGAGGATCCCGCCGCACGGGGTGTCGAAGCCGTAGGTCGTGCTGCAGGCTTCGATCAGGTTGTGTTCAAAGACGAGCGGATTCGAATTCTGCACGAAAGCGCCGACACCACTCGACGGCCCTTTGCAGTTGCGGAAGATGTTGTTCTCGAAGCGTCCGCGATAGAACTGGGTATGGAAGCAACCCTCGCCGACCCACCCGTGCTCACCGCCGAGCACGGTCATATTCTCGAAGGTGTTTCCCTCGACAATCAAGTTGAACAGATTCCGGCCGTCGCTGCACAAGATGGACCCTGTTCCGTACACCAGATTGTCCCGAAAGACGTTATCGCGGAGGGTGACATCGTCTTCATCAATCATGAATAACGCCCCGAAGAACGGGTCCGTTGCGTGACAGCTCGCGATCGTACATCCTTCAACGACCAGGTCACGGCCAAAGCTAACGAGCACGACAACGCCCGCGAACACGAGCCCCTCGAACATGCAGTTCTTAATCTCGCACGTCGTACCCGCACCGATTTCGATGCATGGCCCAATCGCGGACTCTGACTCGGGGTTAGGCTTGAAGGCATTGTCTTCGATCCGGGATGGTTCGCTCCACGCCCAATTGTCAACCGAGATTAGATCGCCTTCAAAGTGATTGTCCTCGATTCGATTCGCGCGAAATAGTACTGAGCTGTGCATGAACAAGCCGACGAGGTGAAAGCTACATGAGTTTTCGCGCATGATGTTGTGCTTGATCACGGGGGAGTTGTCCACCACGTGGAACACGCCCCAGGTTGTCTTCCACTCCCCGAAGTACGGAAAACGCGTGCCATGGCCGCCGGTCAGCGTGAATCCGGACACGACATTCCCATCGACACAAAGGGTGTCCATTGTGATGAGCGTAGCGGTATCCTGGTTGGCAAAGGAGTTTCCGTCGATCACGGTTCCGTAGATATCCGCAGAATCGCCGGAAAGCTCGTAGTGGCTCATCAAGGTCAGGCGGTGCTCCGGGAAGCGAATCAACTCAGGATACAGACCGCGATCTACGAGTATGGTGTCCTCCGGTTGGGAGGCCGCCATAGCTTCCACGATGGTGGCATGGTCGGCGGGGACATTGCGGACGAAGGCCAGGGCAACGCTCGGGGGAAGAACGGCGACCA belongs to candidate division KSB1 bacterium and includes:
- a CDS encoding agmatine deiminase family protein — translated: MKKHSIRAIWLGAVFHLMTASLCAQMVDDSGIQLLPRGLAPGERAVAPRTLDYLTTPPAEPVRAVAEWEEVEALMVRWPNSTSWNALWAQFIAPVALDLKIYVICATAGQAISAENYFIAQGVPVDSMEFPVQATNSVWIRDYGPWWAWRENSWDRAIVDWIYNRPRPQDDSIPEWEAREWGHPYYGPNLVFTGGNFMVDGWGRGFCSELVFDENVPTVDTRPELDSVMSAFMNLDTMYTFPRFFGIDHIDMSMKLLNDHTTILNQYPAGNSFNAVMDSCAEILAGITNPWGEAVAVHRVPTPSWSGGVPFTYTNAIFVNNKVLLPIYSRAEDTAALALWDSLLPGYSIHGFDCNTIIPSQGAIHCVVKEVIHRHLIRIEYAPLPAALTTPAQGLIDARVVSLGTLDRDSLQLFFATDAAGPWQTVGFDSSGIEHYAATLPPQLAGGPVYYYVRAKNVEGNWTTMPRYGPDAHYLTRFAAGEPAGPQHLVANRSGDDLTLSWDAVTQDVNGIPIAGVEYDVYGSLTLGSIVQAGNLLTTTSSPTALLVGEAIGASTLRYFQVVARLP
- a CDS encoding right-handed parallel beta-helix repeat-containing protein yields the protein MRSLSSGRWAFLPAALCLLVAVLPPSVALAFVRNVPADHATIVEAMAASQPEDTILVDRGLYPELIRFPEHRLTLMSHYELSGDSADIYGTVIDGNSFANQDTATLITMDTLCVDGNVVSGFTLTGGHGTRFPYFGEWKTTWGVFHVVDNSPVIKHNIMRENSCSFHLVGLFMHSSVLFRANRIEDNHFEGDLISVDNWAWSEPSRIEDNAFKPNPESESAIGPCIEIGAGTTCEIKNCMFEGLVFAGVVVLVSFGRDLVVEGCTIASCHATDPFFGALFMIDEDDVTLRDNVFRDNLVYGTGSILCSDGRNLFNLIVEGNTFENMTVLGGEHGWVGEGCFHTQFYRGRFENNIFRNCKGPSSGVGAFVQNSNPLVFEHNLIEACSTTYGFDTPCGGILRYNSENIVGHYNIFRNNFPGAVGSNNPHPAQPMDFTMNYWGDPSGPYEPDSNSAGLGDRIGSDVLFRPWAEDTVFAVGRSRPPAWIPSSTSVSVYPNPFNNSATLTVQVGLPGEYAITLTSVTGQRVRNAWKGTVVTSRDVRIDLADAASGVYFATVQAGLDNRPLATAKLVLMK
- a CDS encoding T9SS type A sorting domain-containing protein, which codes for MSRLVILRGRVVSAVGIIAFVAGSGYAHTLRVPSEFATIQEAFVALTDRDTVLVETGTYAEALVAPPLQFVLCGQVDPDTGEYPRPVIDPSALSGSDTVACLYLPAGSQVSILDFRFVNRRQMYPRRIGMLCPGGIAYATGEPIVARRCIFDSTYGGIDYTTPNLHTPVTIAHCVFRNVTNGCAVAQGRLQATDCRVEGHCVGGMRGLDSSFIENCSFSGLTELGWVGLYRSENVLRNCSFGPGTCLQSPVHVYTLGRTVVENCGFNGLGIAGPSFEIVARTAALIAVQSNHWRHNFVSQGSAIPITITDEVEASNPRVLFENNSMDSCEGALPGATDVKGLHLYTLHTSVELRRNRFSAISPASAAVVAVDTLGNLHLLRENTFCMNSYAVFAAHESLDATLNYWGDATGPYNLSENPAGLGDEVRGNVSFDPWYPDTSFRDAGEPDIPLPRASSLLVFPNPFNSETRIRFSAPEADIYQIEIFDLLGRRIADVFHGPVIHTRDISFNAGQLSSGIYFLRAKHAVQNRPLLTQKLVLLK